From the Tachyglossus aculeatus isolate mTacAcu1 chromosome 21, mTacAcu1.pri, whole genome shotgun sequence genome, one window contains:
- the TMEM265 gene encoding transmembrane protein 265, with translation MAGEEEGKEKAEEALMSVAVVAPADSSPAHRGRHRLRCLAATSIVCGCSCLGVAALVYAVKSEEKRKAGRLAEAALWGRRARRLALISIAVWLAILLLGPLLLWLLSYAIAQAE, from the exons atggcgggggaggaggagggaaaggagaaggctgAGGAGGCCTTGATGAGCGTGGCGGTCGTCGCCCCCGCCGACTCGTCCCCGGCCCACCGCGGCCGGCACCGGCTCCGCTGCCTGGCGGCCACCAGCATCGTCTGCGGCTGCTCCTGCCTCGGAGTGGCGGCCCTCGTGTATGCCGTCAAG TCTGAGGAGAAGCGCAAGGCCGGGCGGCTGGCCGAGGCCGCGCTGTGGGGCCGCAGAGCCCGGCGCCTGGCGCTCATCAGCATCGCGGTCTGGCTGGCCATCCTGCTGTTGGGCCCGCTGTTGCTGTGGCTCCTCTCTTACGCCATCGCCCAGGCTGAGTGA